TTCTGTTCCGGTGAGTACGGTACGGTAAACTCAACACGGATTCCTTTCTTCCGACAAAACTTATCGAAACCGAAAGCGCGATATTCCCCGCCGTTATCGCAGCGAACACGAGAAACACGACTTCCGAACTGTGCCTCGGCTGTGGCGACGTACTCTTTAAAGCACTTCAAAACATCGCTCTTGGCACCAATCGTATAAACTTTCACGAACCGACTAAAGTCATCAATAAAACTCACGAAATAGCGTTCTCCGCTGTGACTTTCTGGAGTCACTGGTCCACATACATCGGTATGTATGAGTTCCAAAACTCGCGACGATCGCCTCCCGACGTGGCTTTTATCGAAGGGTTTGCGTGTTTGTTTACCCTTGATACACGGCTCGCAGAAAACATTTTCGCTTTCTTTCTCGCACACGACACTTTCCAATCCGTCAACCATACCGTTACGAACGAGAGCACTCAGATTTTTCTGGCTCAAGTGGCCATACCGCCGATGCCACAATTCATCGCACTGCCTTATTTCCCCACACGAATACAACGACGAACCTTTCGTCGCACCCATCGCCATCTGTAGTGACTGGGCATCTTTTTCCAATCATTTTTCAACGACGAACTACAGCTTTCCGGCCAAGCATCTATTCTTCACCAATATACTTTCTAAACTGATTTCTCCACCCTTCAAACGAAGCTTGAGAAAGAGCTATGCTTTTTCCCTTTTCTCCAACACGTATACACTCACACGCGTAAGCTTACTCGAGCATTAACGGAAATCCGTTACTGAACGTTTGAAGTACACGCTTATGTTGATCTTGCTATTATAGATATATAACAAGAACGTTAATCTTATAATCATTATAATACATGGCAAATCCAAATGTAATACGGTCATTCACCTACCTAATTCTGATCCCTACATCCGTCCCCTTTCCTACTCTGAATTTAAACAGAATATCAGAAAATACCGCTTTTTATAATCACTTAACTTGTTTTACTATGAATGTATTTCAATATtacgaaaaaacttttttttcaaaggttcACTAAGCAATGGAACAGATTTGTAATTGAAATGTTCATGTTTATTACTTatgaaaacttattcaaaaaccCCTTTATTAGTTTTTCTGTATAACTTGACGTAACGTTGGTTTCGTTTCAACCACAATAATTCCACTTGGATACTTAACTATACCACACTATACCAGTAAGAagatatatttttagaaattattcCATGCTTCAAAAGTTTTTACTATAAATATTCTCCTAGGTcgcaagttttcatttttttttgaaattatgaaccttaaatgtttttttacaaaGACTTTTCTATAAGCTGAAATTTTAACcattaattttacatttttatttttactacttTGGCTTATTTCAATAAAGGAGAATGGCATTTTGCTTTTCGGATGTACTCAAGAAAACcaagttttatacaatttcttTCTTGTTTTCTCTTTCCTTTCGTCGGCAGAGCTTAAAAATTCGTTGAATTTTCTCTATTGAGAAATCTGCTTCGAATCTCATTATGTTTTTATCTTTTCTCCCACATTTTGTCGGCTGAGCTTTActggtataaaaaaaatttacattcaatCATTTCTATCATCTGTTTGTACTTCCTCTTTTTCCTTTCCAGTATTGCAATGTTCGCTTTCTGAAATAATCTACTACGAATCAATCTGTTTTTTCCCTAACCTTTCGCCAGTAGAGCTTGACATTTTGGCTTTCAAGAAATCCCAAATTTCCGCCCATCGTGGTGCAACCGATCGTGTTGGCTACGCAGGCTACCAGCAATGTGCTCGGTGGCGTCAAAAATCAGCTGGTCCCAGATGCCCGGGCCGAGGCACGAGAAAAGTACAAGGACGACGTTGAGTAGCAGTAGGGGGTCGGGGCCGAGAAATTGCAACATTTCTACTGCGCCCTGGAAGCAGGTTACTCTGATTTCCCTCAATATTTTCCtccaagaaaaaagaaaatttacttattaATTAAgttatcaatttaattatttcttGACAATTTGTTACACAGTAGGTTGtacgttttattttaatgataCAATCGAAAAGCCATAATTAAGAAAAGGAATGCATTGCTGATAAATGCAGATCTAAAATTTACCTATTTATAGTTTGAGACAGCTAATAAACAAGTGTTTGGAAACGTTTTCAAGACTAACTTTTGTATCGTACGTCATTCTTTAAGAGTTTACTAGAACTGATCAAAGACAGTAGCTACTAGCTTGATTAAGTGGAATGAAAATATAATCTCTCTAATCACTTTATCCATCCTACGAATTGTACGTTCTTCTAAGCAGTTCGCCCATCTACTATTTTAGTACGTCTATGAATCAATAGATATGGTCAAGCCATTACTAGAATCAATATACTTCTTAAAATTTAAGCTCTTACATTACCTAAATATCGAAAACAAATTGATCGAATTGGATTGTTATCCGTTCATGGATGGACCGGAATGAGTCATATTTTCGCTGCGATGTGAACTGGGATTGTGGCACGATTTTACTGCGATCGGAGCGATCGGGGTATGGTTGTGGTGAATTTGGAAAGACCAACCGcattgtttggcggatgatgagAAGAGAATACTACTATGGCTGCGTGACTGATGCAAGATGGAATATTTTTTAGCTAAGTTTAAAACCAACTCTGTATTCATAGCGTTCGAAAGTGAGTCAGAATGCTTtcgcaataaataaatcttAATTCCTAAAATAAGTTATGTTCGATGCTTTCAGTGAAAGAAATCTTCTTAGTACGGTGAATTGCAGCAACAGTTCACAATCAGTTGATGTTCGTAGCAAGAGTTGGCGTACAAGATGCTGCAGTCTTCCTGCTGGCCACAGCTCCCATAACCGATTCCTGTAAAAGAACCAGAAGAAAGAAAGCATACAATTAAAAATCCCTTAAATCCGAAGTTCAGTACAAACCATTAACTCCAAAACCTCCACCAAAGCCTCCCCCGAAGCTGTTGGTTCCACAACAGCAACCATCGTGGAACACTTTGTAGTCGCAGTAGCTGTACACCGATGCGTCGCACAGTGGACAACCGGGGAGTGCTCGCCGTTGGGGTGCGAGCAGGGCGGATGCAACCGGTGCCGCCAATCTTTGCCCGATGGCCGCCACAGCCGGCGTTCTCAGGGTGTCCAGAACTCGGGTCACCAGTTTAAGGGTCGGATTGGCGGCGTCGTCTTCGGGTGAATCCATTTGCGGTTTCTTCATGTCTTTGCCAGGGGCTGGTTTGATCGTCGTCATCGTCACAGGGCTATCGGCCATTGCCGAAGCATCCGCTGCAACCAGTGCCTGAGGTAGCAGGTTTTGCTGGAAGCCAGGTAGTTGCAGAAATTGAACTGTTGGAAAAGGTGAGTGGAACGTTTTACATTTTCCCCCGATTTCAGTAGGTACTtttataaaatggaaaattccTATTTTTTAATGTGTTATAATATGTAATGATGTAAAATAATATGGTCAAATGCATGACATGGTtatcaaaaaatagaaatactcagttaaaaaaattatttaccgCGGCAAAAGGAAAGGATCGAAACCTCGCAGCTGCGGTGATATATAATTGTGTAAACTTTGTCAACATCGATATCGACCAACACATATAACATAGAAACATCTAGAATATTCGATTTTAATTGACCTTATTCCTAATGGTGCTATGATTTTTAACTGTGCAAGAGAGCACAGCCGGTGTTGTGAAGGAAGACAAGAGTTGAAAAAACACTTAGATGGTTTTTCGAAATGGATGCCGGGCATCCTTTGCTGACCAGCAGCACCGAACAGATCCTAACGAGGGTGCTGGGGCCGGGGTGAAGGCTTTAAGCAGCCTTGGTCCGGGAGTCGTTCTATCGATGCGTTAGAACGAGCGCTGATTGTTTCAATAGTTTAACATCCAAACAAAAGAGACATCGAAATCTGGattatgcgaaaaaaaaaatatcagaatcaAACGGTGTGagtttattatttaaaactgCTCACGAGAATTGATGAAttggtacatttttttaaaaattttgtcacacaggttgttttgaaaacttaGGGTAGAGATTCTGGTCACATCAGAAATATCTGATGTGCATTTGAATACGTAACTGTTCTTGCACATTTGATGCGTTGCCTACTCATAGGCGTTTAATGTATTCTATCCTCCAAGGAACATCTTTTGCATCCAATCCTGGAATATTACAGGTAGaacaatatcaaaattttataagaaacaaTGAAAAAGGAATCCTAGAGtgtcttaatttttattttgaatctatatcatattctgattcaaaatattcgTTTAAGGTTCCGATGTCTTATTTCCAATTGCACATTGTTGTTTGAAAATAGCTTTTGTATTTCGATCTTGTATCCTcaatcttaatttgaattctttattcAAGATAAGAATTTGTGTATAGTTTCAGAATCTGAATGCTGAAGATGAAGTCAAGATCGAATTTCTgatttcggaattcagatttaagttttatttaattttttaatattttgttttaaaaattttatgcagTTGAAAtacatcaaggaaaaaaaagttttacattGAGACGATTGATGAAACCAATTCAGGTTTAGAATACCTGAACCAGTGAAAACTGAAAATCCCtacaattaaaataataaaaggtttaaaattcagattcagaatccattccatctgcattctgaatataattataaaattagaattctgaatttgaacccattttcaatttcaaatctggattttgaatctgaactctgaatcggcattctgaattctgaaatctagaTTAACAATCTATTCTATTCAATTATGTTATTTGAAGAGGATTCTTTTATTCTGAATCCTTACTCTGAATCCTTATTCTGAATCCTTATTCTGAATCCTTATTCTGAATCCTTATTCTGAATGTCAATTCTCATTTCTGAACATCTTCCTAATTCCGAATCTAATCTCTGTTTCTAAATGCTGAATAAGACgtccaaatctgaattctgaatcttcaTTTCTGAATCATCAACCCTGATTTTTGTATTTGGATtctgtttttgcattttttaatcttatttcactgaattctaaatcctaaaatctggatctgaatAAGGAATCttaattgtaaatttagaaTCTGATgtaagaatctgaattcttaattatACAAATCATAATTATATCTGAATCTTGTTTCTATACATTATCAATGTTATTTTACAGTGTTTTCAACTGTTACTGTTGTAGTGACTGGGCATCTTTTTCCAATCATTTTTCAACGACGAACTACAGCTTTCCGGCCAAGCATCTATTCTTCACCAATATACTTTCTAAACTGATTTCTCCACCCTTCAAACGAAGCTTGAGAAAGAGCTATGCTTTTTCCCTTTTCTCCAACACGTATACACTCACACGCGTAAGCTTACTCGAGCATTAACGGAAATCCGTTACTGAACGTTTGAAGTACACGCTTATGTTGATCTTGCTATTATAGATATATAACAAGAACGTTAATCTTATAATCATTATAATACATGGCAAATCCAAATGTAATACGGTCATTCACCTACCTAATTCTGATCCCTACACCATCGTCGTGTAGAACTCCAGCTCGTACAACAAATTGTTTCTTCTCCCAACAGCAACCACTTCTCCATCCCGAAAAATTTCCACTCTCCCACTCTTGAACACTACTGTCATACCCGCACTTTCCACTTTCCGAACCGAGAAGAGATTACACCGTGATTCGGGAACAAAGAGAACATCTCTCACGGTGCACTCTATCTCCTTCTTTCCCACTTTGGATTTCACTACTACAGTGCCCGAATATTTGGCCGTTACACTTTCCCCGCTCTTCACAACTGCTATTTCCATCGGGTTTTCCATTTCACTCAGCCTTACGAACAATTTACGATCGTTCACTATGTGCTCAGACGCACCAGAATCAACGAACCAGCGAACTCTTTTTGAGTCGCTTCCATCCATGGCGGCAAAACAAACTCCCTTGTTACCACCATCACCATGCGATAAGTGCGCCATTGATTTCGGATAAGgcttgaaatttttcttcgtGTCATCTTTCTTCTCGGGACAATCAGATGCTTTATGCCCTTCTTTTTGGCATTTGAAACACTTAAATGATCTTTTCTTCCCTCTTTTGACACTACCCGAAAAAGCAGCTTGCTCTTGTTTCCCTCTCACTTCACTAGCACTCGAGCCTTTCTTCTTGATCTCTTCGTCCAGTAATCGGCACTTAGCAAATTCCAGCGTTAGCGTTTCTGCTGGAAGCGTCTCCAACGCCGTCACCACCGTCGAATATTCACTGCCAAGGCTCAGCAACAAACCACACACAACATCTACATCTTCCATCACCGCTCCGACTCCACGCAATTGGCGGACAAGCGATTCGTACCGGAGAAAATGTTGCTGGAGTGCTCCACCTTCGTAATTCAACTCCTTTAGTTGACGGTTAAGATGCATCCGCTTCGCAACACTTTTCCGCTCAAAGACTCGCGAAAGCGCATCCCAAATGGCCTTCGGCGATTCGTGTGCCTGGACATATTCAATTTGGCTATCGCTAATGCGAGAGACAAGTAGGGACTTGCATTTTCTCTCTCTTTTCCGCATCTTCTCCAGCTTAACCTCTTTCTGTTGCCTTTCTTGGGCAGAATCCGAAGACTTAACCTCAATTTCTACTGCCCGTTCCGCAAACTCCCGGTTAACACAGTCAAGGAGCTCGTGCTCCTCCAATGCCACCATCATGCGGTATTTCCAGGAAGGGTAATTTGTGCCATCAAAAAGATGCACCCGGAGAATGTCTTTTTCGTCCTCCATTCCGCGCAATCGGAAATAACTCGCGTTTAACTACTTTCGAATCACTCGCGATTTACTGCGGCCCATAACCTAATGGGATTTGGTTTTTCGGATTCGATTATAGCCACGAGACGAAAACTTA
This sequence is a window from Uranotaenia lowii strain MFRU-FL chromosome 3, ASM2978415v1, whole genome shotgun sequence. Protein-coding genes within it:
- the LOC129755666 gene encoding uncharacterized protein LOC129755666, coding for MLYVLVDIDVDKVYTIIYHRSCEVSILSFCRVQFLQLPGFQQNLLPQALVAADASAMADSPVTMTTIKPAPGKDMKKPQMDSPEDDAANPTLKLVTRVLDTLRTPAVAAIGQRLAAPVASALLAPQRRALPGCPLCDASVYSYCDYKVFHDGCCCGTNSFGGGFGGGFGVNGIGYGSCGQQEDCSILYANSCYEHQLIVNCCCNSPY